The following proteins come from a genomic window of Kitasatospora sp. NBC_01246:
- a CDS encoding LysR substrate-binding domain-containing protein: protein MGFTLRQLEVFLAVADGLHFGRAAERLHISQPTVSQEVARLERAVGVELFDRSRRAVVLTPAGEVMADESARLLGQAAALLARVRLHEEARTGTARIVASPSVMNRLLPAVVSRAERELPALDTAELAVDTGRVSSTLAAELADIGLGRFLDEVPGYRRETLADEPVRVALGRDHPLAGRDAVRLSELRDLPLLLWPREQHPRYYDHVLGLCSEHGVEPPVLVSPPRIVGSRLYLLSQNRAFSLVPRSMTGHLTEEVVTVPLAGRATLPLEMQWRLDDGRPRLAALRELIRQEAGTLQSD, encoded by the coding sequence ATGGGATTCACCTTGCGTCAGCTCGAAGTCTTCCTCGCGGTCGCCGACGGTCTGCACTTCGGCCGCGCCGCCGAGCGCCTGCACATCTCGCAGCCGACGGTCAGTCAGGAGGTCGCCCGGCTGGAGCGGGCGGTCGGCGTCGAGCTCTTCGACCGCAGCCGCCGGGCCGTCGTCCTCACCCCGGCGGGCGAGGTGATGGCCGACGAGAGCGCCCGGCTCCTCGGCCAGGCCGCCGCCCTGCTCGCCCGGGTCCGGCTGCACGAGGAGGCGCGGACGGGCACCGCCCGGATCGTCGCCTCCCCCAGCGTGATGAACCGGCTGCTGCCCGCCGTGGTCAGCCGGGCCGAGCGCGAACTGCCCGCGCTGGACACCGCGGAGCTCGCCGTCGACACCGGCCGCGTCTCCTCGACGCTGGCCGCCGAGCTGGCCGACATCGGCCTGGGCCGCTTCCTCGACGAGGTGCCCGGCTACCGGCGGGAGACCCTCGCCGACGAGCCCGTCCGGGTCGCGCTGGGCCGCGACCACCCGCTGGCCGGGCGCGACGCCGTCCGGCTGTCCGAGCTGCGGGACCTCCCGCTGCTGCTCTGGCCCCGCGAGCAGCACCCGCGCTACTACGACCACGTCCTCGGACTCTGCTCCGAGCACGGCGTGGAGCCGCCGGTCCTGGTGAGCCCGCCGCGCATCGTCGGCTCACGGCTCTACCTGCTCTCCCAGAACCGGGCGTTCTCGCTCGTCCCCCGCTCGATGACCGGTCACCTCACCGAGGAGGTGGTCACCGTCCCGCTCGCCGGCCGGGCCACCCTGCCGCTGGAGATGCAGTGGCGGCTCGACGACGGCCGGCCCCGGCTGGCGGCGCTGCGCGAGCTGATCCGCCAGGAGGCGGGCACGCTCCAGAGCGACTGA
- a CDS encoding pseudouridine-5'-phosphate glycosidase translates to MSGLPIRISDDVARAVADGAPVVALESTIFTHGLPRPRNLEVALEAEDRLRAAGVVPATIGVFAGVPTVGLGPDQIKELSESDDLDKASLRDLPVVAALGRHGGTTVAATAFLAHRAGIRVFSTGGLGGVHFGAAESFDESADLTTLAATPVTVISAGVKSILDIRATLERFETLNIPVIGYRTRRYPGFYVTDSGHEIAYRVDSPEEAARIIAARDGLELPQAVLIANPVDPAEQLPPQELDALLTRAWAEAERRGITGNASTPFLLDFIQRDTQGRSLDVNVAVYRGNVRLGGRIATALAALRGGE, encoded by the coding sequence ATGAGCGGACTGCCCATCCGGATCTCCGACGACGTCGCCCGGGCCGTCGCCGACGGCGCGCCCGTCGTCGCCCTGGAGTCGACCATCTTCACGCACGGCCTTCCGCGGCCCCGCAACCTGGAGGTCGCGCTGGAGGCGGAGGATCGGTTGCGAGCCGCCGGGGTCGTCCCGGCGACGATCGGCGTCTTCGCCGGGGTGCCCACCGTGGGACTCGGCCCGGACCAGATCAAGGAACTGTCCGAGTCGGACGACCTGGACAAGGCGAGCCTGCGCGACCTGCCGGTGGTCGCCGCGCTGGGCCGGCACGGCGGGACGACCGTCGCGGCCACCGCCTTCCTCGCCCACCGGGCGGGGATCCGGGTCTTCTCCACCGGCGGGCTGGGCGGCGTGCACTTCGGCGCGGCCGAGAGCTTCGACGAGTCCGCCGACCTCACCACGCTGGCCGCCACGCCCGTCACCGTGATCAGCGCGGGCGTGAAGTCGATCCTGGACATCCGGGCCACCCTGGAGCGCTTCGAGACGCTCAACATCCCCGTCATCGGCTACCGGACGCGCCGGTACCCCGGCTTCTACGTCACCGACTCCGGGCACGAGATCGCCTACCGGGTGGACTCCCCGGAGGAGGCCGCGCGGATCATCGCGGCCCGGGACGGGCTGGAGCTGCCCCAGGCCGTGCTGATCGCCAACCCGGTGGACCCGGCCGAGCAGTTGCCGCCCCAGGAGCTCGACGCGCTGCTGACCAGGGCCTGGGCCGAGGCCGAGCGCCGGGGCATCACCGGCAACGCCTCGACGCCGTTCCTGCTCGACTTCATCCAGCGCGACACGCAGGGCCGCAGCCTGGACGTCAACGTCGCGGTCTACCGGGGCAACGTCCGACTCGGCGGCCGGATCGCCACCGCGCTGGCGGCGCTGCGGGGCGGGGAGTAG
- a CDS encoding carbohydrate kinase family protein, producing the protein MIEVLGVLGDLVEDVVVWVDGPLRHGTDSTARVFRRRGGSAANVAGFAAGQWPARFLGCVGDDPAGDALVAELAGHGVDVRVVRRGQTGSIVVLVDDAGERTMLPDRGAATLLDTVPDEWLAGLTHLHVPAYSFDGEPVGSAAADALRRVRRAGGTTSLDASSTGMLAGFGRERFLALAAELTPTLLFANQEEAALLGLLVEGRPGPERARLAGTTVVTKAGAAATTVDAPGRAPFAVPVPPVGEVRDLTGAGDAFAAGFLAGFLAEVGLREATERGHRCAARVLASPGASFGPR; encoded by the coding sequence GTGATCGAGGTGCTCGGGGTACTCGGCGACCTCGTCGAGGACGTCGTCGTCTGGGTCGACGGGCCGCTGCGGCACGGCACCGACTCCACGGCCAGGGTCTTCCGGCGGCGCGGCGGCAGCGCGGCGAACGTCGCGGGATTCGCCGCCGGGCAGTGGCCCGCACGGTTCCTCGGCTGCGTCGGCGACGACCCGGCGGGGGACGCTCTGGTCGCCGAACTGGCGGGCCACGGCGTCGACGTACGGGTCGTCAGGCGGGGGCAGACGGGCAGCATCGTCGTCCTCGTCGACGACGCCGGGGAGCGGACGATGCTCCCCGACCGGGGCGCGGCCACCCTGCTGGACACCGTGCCGGACGAGTGGCTCGCCGGTCTGACCCACCTGCACGTGCCCGCCTACTCCTTCGACGGGGAGCCGGTCGGGAGCGCGGCGGCCGACGCCCTGCGGCGGGTGCGCCGGGCGGGCGGCACCACCTCGCTCGACGCCTCCTCGACCGGCATGCTCGCCGGCTTCGGCCGGGAGCGCTTCCTCGCCCTGGCCGCCGAGTTGACGCCCACCCTGCTGTTCGCCAACCAGGAGGAGGCCGCTCTCCTCGGGCTTCTGGTGGAGGGCCGGCCCGGCCCGGAGCGGGCCCGGCTGGCGGGCACCACGGTGGTCACCAAGGCCGGCGCGGCGGCGACCACCGTGGACGCGCCCGGGCGGGCCCCCTTCGCGGTCCCCGTCCCGCCGGTCGGCGAGGTCCGCGACCTCACCGGCGCCGGCGACGCGTTCGCCGCGGGCTTCCTGGCCGGCTTCCTGGCCGAGGTCGGCCTGCGCGAGGCCACCGAGCGCGGCCACCGCTGCGCCGCCAGGGTGCTGGCCTCGCCCGGGGCGTCCTTCGGCCCCCGCTGA
- a CDS encoding PKD domain-containing protein, producing MSFHRRVGIAIAVACSAGAGTALPSVAQAETAVLYVDNSTTAHCSDAGVGTQAQPYCGIQAAADAAQPGQTVQIAPNRTYQGMITVRRSGLPGKPIVFKADIPYKVPATSVEVGQQDGPDAPGYGFLISGVHDVTVTGLQIMAPQEGVLVKDSERIVLDRTIVGAGSGGAAQPGPAVRITGHSAGVTVSRSQIASAGPIGVAVEAGVTGTVLTTNLVTETDGRGVLVTDAPGTVVVGNTFGRNCLSDIELAGNSSGATVENNVLAKRPADWCGGVPVSSVALTVSAGSTQGTKVDYNSVQPAPGAAAYAWGGTSYATAAAFRATGQGAHDNGADPGFSQSTSDYRPIAVEGLTDAADASAPGALDTDLYGDPRADHPKIANTGTGNGYQDRGAVELQDTMSVMVSALPYSTTGHPLNARATVWYTPGWAPVGATLDFGDGTAPVPVNSGNITIDHDYPAGGSYTLTLTATSETGLVRTSTGTVKLAPVGELRPSFGVYQPDRTVARVTVTDRTVSPWPVARYVIDFGDGTAPAVSEGPTPPSGVTHDYGVAGTYTVTETVVDDHGRTGSTGTQLYVAGPQAGVPFAGYFGGPTSHVGLFDKGRWALSYQKASGQANLVWSLGDPGDVPVVGAWDNTCQCQSGIYRPSTGTFALQHSDKSVSTVQFGEPGDLPVVGAWDHNGHDQLAIFRPSTSTLAVRHDNGSVSTMGFGDQGDLPVVGDWDGVHHAQFGVFRPGRNEGDPNLFILRHDDGSVSTAAYGVKGDLPVVGDWLGRGRTTFGIFRPSSHVFALSNAYGGQGDSVFTIYG from the coding sequence TTGTCGTTCCACCGTCGCGTTGGCATAGCCATCGCCGTCGCCTGCTCGGCCGGCGCGGGAACCGCGCTGCCTTCGGTCGCGCAGGCCGAGACCGCCGTGCTCTACGTGGACAACAGCACCACCGCGCACTGCTCGGACGCCGGGGTCGGCACCCAGGCCCAGCCGTACTGCGGCATCCAGGCCGCCGCGGACGCGGCCCAGCCGGGGCAGACCGTCCAGATCGCCCCGAACCGCACCTACCAGGGCATGATCACGGTCAGGCGCTCGGGCCTGCCCGGCAAGCCGATCGTCTTCAAGGCCGACATCCCCTACAAGGTCCCGGCGACGAGCGTCGAGGTCGGTCAGCAGGACGGGCCGGACGCACCCGGCTACGGCTTCCTCATCTCGGGCGTGCACGACGTCACCGTGACGGGCCTGCAGATCATGGCCCCGCAGGAGGGCGTGCTCGTCAAGGACTCCGAGCGGATCGTCCTGGACCGCACCATCGTGGGCGCGGGAAGCGGCGGCGCGGCCCAGCCGGGCCCGGCAGTCCGGATCACCGGCCACAGCGCCGGCGTCACGGTGAGCCGCAGCCAGATCGCCTCGGCCGGCCCGATCGGCGTGGCGGTCGAGGCCGGGGTGACGGGCACCGTCCTCACCACCAACCTGGTGACCGAGACGGACGGCCGGGGCGTGCTGGTCACCGACGCCCCCGGCACCGTCGTGGTCGGCAACACCTTCGGGCGGAACTGCCTGAGCGACATCGAACTCGCGGGCAACTCCTCCGGCGCGACCGTCGAGAACAACGTGCTGGCGAAACGCCCGGCGGACTGGTGCGGCGGCGTACCGGTCTCCTCGGTCGCGCTGACGGTGTCGGCGGGCTCGACCCAGGGCACCAAGGTCGACTACAACAGCGTCCAGCCCGCGCCGGGCGCGGCCGCCTACGCGTGGGGCGGCACCTCCTACGCCACGGCGGCGGCCTTCCGGGCCACCGGCCAGGGCGCCCACGACAACGGGGCCGACCCGGGCTTCTCCCAGTCGACCTCGGACTACCGGCCGATCGCGGTCGAGGGTCTGACGGACGCCGCCGACGCCTCGGCGCCCGGCGCCCTGGACACCGACCTCTACGGCGACCCGCGCGCCGACCACCCGAAGATCGCCAACACCGGTACCGGCAACGGCTACCAGGACCGCGGCGCCGTGGAACTGCAGGACACCATGAGCGTCATGGTGTCGGCGCTGCCCTACTCGACCACCGGGCACCCGCTGAACGCCCGGGCCACGGTCTGGTACACCCCCGGCTGGGCACCGGTCGGCGCCACCCTGGACTTCGGTGACGGCACCGCGCCGGTCCCGGTGAACTCGGGCAACATCACGATCGATCACGACTACCCGGCCGGCGGCAGTTACACGCTGACGCTCACCGCGACCAGCGAGACCGGCCTGGTCCGCACCTCCACCGGGACGGTGAAGCTGGCCCCGGTGGGCGAGCTCCGCCCGTCCTTCGGGGTGTACCAGCCCGATCGCACCGTCGCCCGGGTCACCGTCACGGACCGGACCGTCAGCCCCTGGCCGGTGGCCCGCTACGTCATCGACTTCGGTGACGGCACGGCCCCGGCCGTCAGCGAGGGACCGACCCCGCCGAGCGGTGTCACCCACGACTACGGCGTGGCCGGCACGTACACCGTCACCGAGACCGTCGTCGACGACCACGGCCGGACCGGCAGCACCGGGACCCAGCTGTACGTCGCCGGTCCGCAGGCCGGCGTGCCGTTCGCCGGCTACTTCGGCGGCCCCACCAGCCACGTCGGGCTCTTCGACAAGGGCCGTTGGGCGCTCTCCTACCAGAAGGCCTCCGGCCAGGCGAACCTGGTCTGGAGCCTCGGGGACCCGGGGGATGTTCCGGTGGTCGGCGCCTGGGACAACACCTGCCAGTGCCAGTCCGGGATCTACCGTCCGAGCACGGGCACCTTCGCCCTGCAGCACTCCGACAAGTCCGTCTCCACGGTCCAGTTCGGGGAGCCGGGCGACCTCCCGGTGGTCGGTGCCTGGGACCACAACGGCCACGACCAGCTGGCCATCTTCCGTCCGAGCACCAGCACCCTCGCGGTGCGGCACGACAACGGCAGCGTCTCCACCATGGGCTTCGGCGACCAGGGCGACCTTCCGGTGGTGGGTGACTGGGACGGCGTGCACCACGCCCAGTTCGGCGTCTTCCGCCCCGGGCGGAACGAGGGCGACCCGAACCTGTTCATCCTGCGGCACGACGACGGCAGCGTCTCCACCGCCGCCTACGGCGTCAAGGGCGACCTTCCGGTGGTCGGCGACTGGCTGGGCCGGGGCCGGACGACCTTCGGGATCTTCCGTCCGAGCAGCCACGTCTTCGCCCTGAGCAACGCCTACGGCGGGCAGGGCGACTCGGTCTTCACGATCTACGGCTGA
- a CDS encoding aldo/keto reductase gives MRQRTIGAAAVGAIGLGAMPLSVEGRPDEASALATLHSALDAGVTLIDTADSYHWHAGELGHNERLVARALASRTAADRAAVLVATKGGRGRPGDGSWTVDGRPDRLRQACEGSLRRLGVAAIDLYQLHKPDPRVPWAESVGALRELLDAGKIRAAGISNVDEGQILVARDILGAGLVSVQNRFSPAVRRAEPELRLCERLGLAFLPWSPLGGLSRSVLDGPDDVAVTSGAFHRIAAERGVSPQRIGLAWLLALSPAVVPIPGARRSASIRDSAAAADLTLTPAELTELSELSSLAAPFGPAQPGPTG, from the coding sequence GTGCGACAGCGCACCATCGGCGCCGCGGCCGTCGGCGCGATCGGGCTGGGCGCGATGCCGCTCTCCGTCGAGGGCCGCCCGGACGAGGCCTCCGCCCTGGCCACCCTGCACAGCGCGCTCGACGCCGGGGTCACCCTGATCGACACCGCCGACTCCTACCACTGGCACGCCGGCGAACTCGGCCACAACGAAAGGCTGGTGGCCCGCGCGCTGGCGAGCCGGACCGCCGCCGACCGCGCCGCCGTGCTGGTCGCCACCAAGGGCGGGCGCGGCCGGCCCGGTGACGGCTCCTGGACGGTCGACGGCCGCCCGGACCGGCTGCGGCAGGCCTGCGAGGGCTCGCTGCGGCGCCTGGGCGTGGCGGCGATCGACCTCTACCAGCTGCACAAGCCCGACCCCCGGGTGCCGTGGGCCGAGTCGGTGGGCGCCCTGCGCGAGCTGCTGGATGCCGGGAAGATCCGGGCCGCGGGGATCTCCAACGTCGACGAGGGGCAGATCCTGGTCGCGCGGGACATCCTGGGCGCCGGCCTGGTCTCGGTGCAGAACCGCTTCTCCCCCGCCGTCCGCCGCGCCGAGCCGGAGCTGCGGCTCTGCGAGCGCCTGGGGCTGGCCTTCCTGCCGTGGAGTCCGCTCGGCGGGCTGTCGCGCAGCGTCCTCGACGGCCCCGACGACGTCGCCGTCACGTCCGGCGCGTTCCACCGGATCGCCGCCGAGCGGGGCGTCTCGCCCCAGCGGATCGGCCTGGCCTGGCTGCTCGCACTGTCCCCCGCCGTCGTCCCGATCCCGGGCGCCCGCCGGTCCGCCAGCATCCGCGACTCCGCCGCGGCCGCCGACCTCACCCTCACCCCGGCCGAACTCACCGAACTCTCCGAACTCAGCTCACTCGCCGCACCGTTCGGCCCGGCACAGCCCGGGCCCACCGGGTGA
- a CDS encoding NAD-dependent epimerase/dehydratase family protein, with translation MRNVCVIGGSRYFGLHLVTLLRDSGTRVTLVNRGSTPPPPGVDHVRADRSDETGLAAALGGRDFDAVIDQVLYTPVQAAVARRVFAGRTGRYVMTSTMEVYDPATSPLVRTTEGVPVPESAVDPLRAVPSELPWHDPAALARRTDEATGYAEGKRQAEAVLAQDPPFSWASVRSAHVLGGGARDFTGRLAHYTELIAAGRPVAVHARPRPTSFVHHEEIAAALVRSAASDDAGPVNACSPDALDVVRLCELIADRLGTTARYRVTAGEDASPFSFDRWYPMDDRRAVALGLRFSPLADWLPGAVADAAALSPREV, from the coding sequence ATGCGAAACGTCTGCGTCATCGGCGGAAGCCGGTACTTCGGCCTGCACCTGGTCACCCTGCTACGGGACTCCGGTACCCGCGTCACCCTCGTCAACCGCGGCTCGACCCCGCCGCCGCCCGGGGTCGACCACGTCCGCGCCGACCGGTCCGACGAGACCGGGCTGGCCGCCGCGCTCGGCGGCCGCGACTTCGACGCGGTGATCGACCAGGTGCTCTACACCCCCGTCCAGGCGGCCGTCGCCCGCCGGGTGTTCGCCGGCCGCACCGGCCGGTACGTGATGACCTCGACGATGGAGGTGTACGACCCGGCCACCTCGCCCCTGGTGCGCACCACCGAGGGAGTTCCGGTGCCCGAGTCCGCCGTCGACCCGCTCCGGGCCGTCCCGTCGGAGCTGCCGTGGCACGATCCGGCGGCGCTCGCCCGGCGCACCGACGAGGCGACCGGGTACGCCGAGGGGAAGCGGCAGGCCGAGGCGGTGCTCGCGCAGGATCCGCCGTTCTCCTGGGCGAGCGTGCGCAGCGCCCACGTCCTGGGCGGCGGGGCGCGGGACTTCACCGGCCGGCTGGCGCACTACACGGAGCTGATCGCGGCCGGGCGGCCGGTCGCGGTGCACGCGAGGCCGCGGCCCACGTCCTTCGTCCACCACGAGGAGATCGCCGCCGCGCTGGTGCGGTCGGCGGCCTCCGACGACGCCGGTCCGGTGAACGCGTGCTCGCCGGACGCGCTCGACGTGGTCCGGCTCTGCGAGCTGATCGCCGACCGGCTGGGGACCACCGCCCGCTACCGGGTGACGGCCGGCGAGGACGCCTCGCCGTTCTCCTTCGACCGCTGGTACCCGATGGACGACCGGCGCGCCGTCGCGCTCGGCCTGCGGTTCTCCCCGCTGGCCGACTGGCTGCCGGGCGCCGTGGCGGACGCCGCCGCCCTCTCCCCGAGGGAGGTGTGA